From Aspergillus fumigatus Af293 chromosome 5, whole genome shotgun sequence, a single genomic window includes:
- a CDS encoding RTA1 domain-containing protein, producing the protein MAFKLYHYDPSAGAAVSFAAVFGLTTVVHIWQMAKTRAWFMTAFIIGGFFEAIGYLCRYISAKQTPNWTTKPYIGQSLLLLLAPALFAASVYMILGRIIRLLNAGSLSLVRPNWLTKVFVAGDVISFFMQCGGGGLLAGAKTQDKVNMGEHMIIAGLFVQILFFGFFMLVSVIFHRRMLATPIHHMMSTQLPWNYYMKILYTVSVLIMIRSVYRVAEYVQGSDGYLQSKEAFIYVFDAALMFACCVILNVSHPSKLLSHSQADQKVDSDLEMLNPER; encoded by the exons ATGGCATTCAAACTATACCACTATGACCCTTCCGCAGGGGCTGCTGTTTCGTTTGCTGCAGTTTTCGGGTTAACAACGGTTGTCCATATCTGGCAGATGGCAAAGACAAGGGCTTGGTTCATGACTGCCTTCATTATCGGTGGCTTCT TTGAGGCTATTGGCTATCTCTGCAGATACATCAGTGCAAAGCAGACCCCAAACTGGACGACAAAGCCGTATATAGGTCAAAGTCTGCTCCTTCTGCTTGCTCCAGCGCTCTTCGCCGCCTCCGTGTACATGATTCTGGGTCGGATTATTCGACTGCTGAACGCGGGTTCCCTCTCCTTGGTCCGTCCGAATTGGCTGACCAAGGTCTttgtggctggtgatgtTATTTCTTTTTTCATGCAGTGCGGAG GTGGTGGTTTACTGGCGGGCGCCAAAACAcaggacaaggtcaacaTGGGAGAACATATGATCATCGCTGGCCTTTTTGTTCAAATCCTgttcttcggcttcttcatgcTTGTCTCTGTGATTTTCCATCGCCGGATGCTTGCAACGCCCATCCATCACATGATGTCCACCCAGCTGCCATGGAACTACTACATGAAGATTCTGTACACGGTCAGCGTCCTAATCATGATCCGGTCGGTCTATCGTGTGGCCGAGTATGTGCAAGGAAGCGACGGGTATCTTCAGAGCAAGGAGGCTTTCATCTATGTTTTTGATGCTGCCCTAATGTTTGCATGCTGTGTTATTCTTAATGTATCCCACCCCAGCAAGCTCTTGTCGCACAGTCAGGCGGACCAGAAAGTGGATTCTGATCTGGAGATGCTGAACCCGGAACGGTAA
- a CDS encoding phosphate permease: protein MRRPRLAALGLRIYPWKDYQDFRHQTSRKRTTAGMDVDRHRSRHRLFQLMHMLYVTAPIRQGSSTDFADLLCQHGSTHNKYCLLEPFELDRVKCSPTRLRGGSEYSHFRRCTAWPDRLWLRCGCLGTKQGVRHGVGYSDLPHSGTRIIVFWGREFHVCYLPFLVLAWTARDWFGRGLSCRQLSVQKTCVRSLDTIWRLLVGLGAVPAFIALWFRLTIIESPRYTAEVTKDSLQAVNDVSQFYQRVSIDSASVNSVEPPSPESGSFRLSATQSVDHQPDRPASAAPFAEQDAASPLAILNDFKHFFGQKDNFRKLAATSLCWFCLDLPFYGLGLISPRITRIIWFGSKLPRTSLYQLLFQTAYQSTVVVSSGAVVGNLLSILTIDKLGRRNIQLNGFFWLFLLNVVIGASFQHLVNHDDSSALGPNTTTYMLPAELFPTRFRCTCHGIAAAFGKLGSVLAQCFLAYVDFGNGADYTNVPDWLGYALLCLSFFMLMGLLITYFFIPDVRDKDGRTKSLEELTDGMMPGDEFSRAVANGHPVRGASPEMTQVDGDSASV, encoded by the exons ATGCGACGTCCTCGCTTAGCCGCTCTGGGTCTGCGAATCTACCCATGGAAGGACTATCAGGACTTCAGGCACCAGACG AGTCGAAAGCGCACGACGGCGGGAATGGATGTGGATCGTCATCGTAGCAGGCATCGGCTTTTTCAACTGATGCATATGCTGTACGTGACGGCACCCATCAGGCAGGGATCATCAACTGACTTTGCAGATCTTCTCTGTCAACATGGTTCTACCCATAATAAATATTGTCTATTGGAACCATTCGAACTGGACCGAGTCAAATGCAGTCCGACACGACTACGAGGTGGCTCTGAGTATAGTCACTTTAGGCGGTGTACTGCTTGGCCAGATCGCCTTTGGCTTCGCTGCGGATGTCTGGGGACGAAGCAAGGTGTACGGCATGGAGTTGGTTATTCTGATCTTCCCCACTCTGGGACTCGCATTATCGTCTTCTGGGGCCGAGAATTCCATGTCTGCTATCtcccttttcttgttttggCGTGGACTGCTCGGGATTGGTTTGGGAGGGGATTATCCTGTCGGCAGTTATCTGTTCAGA AAACCTGTGTCCGAAGTCTTGACACTATCTGGCGTCTTCTGGTCGGACTAGGAGCTGTGCCTGCCTTTATTGCATTGTGGTTCCGGCTGACGATCATCGAGTCCCCTCGCTATACAGCAGAAGTCACCAAAGATAGTCTCCAGGCCGTCAATGACGTATCACAGTTCTACCAACGTGTTAGTATCGACAGTGCATCAGTCAACAGCGTAGAACCACCCTCGCCGGAGTCAGGTTCATTCCGACTATCAGCAACCCAATCAGTCGACCACCAGCCAGATCGGCCTGCCTCTGCTGCCCCCTTTGCGGAACAAGATGCCGCCTCTCCATTGGCCATCTTGAACGACTTCAAGCACTTCTTCGGGCAGAAGGATAACTTCAGAAAACTGGCTGCCACATCCCTCTGCTGGTTCTGTCTCGATCTTCCTTTCTACGGCCTAGGACTCATCAGTCCACGGATCACGCGAATCATCTGGTTCGGAAGCAAACTGCCCCGGACTAGTCTGTATCAGCTACTCTTTCAAACAGCATATCAGAGTACTGTGGTTGTTTCCTCTGGCGCTGTCGTGGGGAATCTGCTATCAATCCTCACGATTGATAAACTGGGTCGGCGCAATATCCAGCTGAACGGATTCTTCTGGTTATTTTTGCTGAATGTGGTCATTGGCGCTTCATTTCAACACCTGGTGAACCACGATGATTCGTCAGC CCTAGGACCCAACACAACAACATATATG CTTCCTGCTGAACTCTTTCCAACTCGATTCCGGTGCACCTGCCACGGCATCGCCGCTGCATTCGGCAAACTCGGCTCGGTCCTGGCGCAGTGTTTCCTGGCCTATGTGGATTTCGGTAATGGAGCAGACTATACCAACGTCCCAGATTGGTTGGGATATGCTCTTCTTTG TCTATCTTTCTTCATGCTCATGGGGCTCCTCATCACATATTTTTTCATCCCTGATGTCCGAGACAAGGATGGACGGACCAAGTCCTTGGAGGAACTTACAGATGGGATGATGCCAGGCGATGAGTTTTCCCGGGCTGTGGCGAATGGACATCCTGTACGGGGAGCAAGCCCTGAGATGACACAGGTTGATGGGGATAGTGCTAGTGTATAA
- a CDS encoding purple acid phosphatase family protein, with product MKAATASALLVALTATAAQARPVVDESYPYTGPAVPVGDWVDPTVNGNGKGYPRLVEPPAVKPATANPKNNVNVISLSYLPDGMHVHYQTPFGLGVRPSVKWGKDPKHLDRVAHGYTHTYDRTPPCSAIKAVTQCSQFFHEVSLDKLESGTTYYYQIPAANGTTQSEVLSFKTAHRAGDRRPFSVAVLNDMGYTNAGGSFKQLVKAANEGTAFAWHGGDLSYADDWYSGILPCADDWPVCYNGTSTELPGGGPVPDEYRKPLPAGEIPNQGGPQGGDMSVLYESNWDLWQQWLGNVTRKIPYMVLPGNHEAACAEFDGPGNVLTAYLNNGVSNGTAPKANLTYYTCPPSQRNFTAYQHRFRMPGPETGGVGNFWYSFDYGLAHFISMDGETDFANSPQWPFAADIKGNETHPTASETHITDSGPFGAVDGSYKETKSYAQYKWLKKDLASVDRKKTPWVFVMSHRPMYSSAYSSYQKNLRAAFERLFLQFGVDAYLSGHIHWYERLYPLGANGTIDSASIVNNHTYRTNPGKSITHIINGMAGNIESHSEFGKGQGLQNITALLDTTHFGISKLTVLSEKEVKWEFIRGDGSVGDYLTLRKEKTQSKEK from the exons ATGAAGGCAGCCACCGCTTCGGCTCTGCTTGTTGCCCTTACTGCGACGGCCGCTCAGGCCCGTCCCGTGGTGGATGAGAGCTATCCGTACACCGGTCCCGCTGTTCCCGTCGGCGACTGGGTTGATCCAACCGTTAATGGCAATGGGAAGGGATACCCCCGTCTGGTGGAACCTCCTGCCGTGAAGCCTGCGACGGCGAACCCCAAGAACAATGTCAATGTAATTTCGCTGTCCTATTTGCCGGATGGCATGCACGTTCACTACCAGACACCGTTCGGATTGGGTGTGAGGCCTTCCGTTAAATGGGGCAAGGATCCCAAGCACCTCGATCGAGTCGCTCATGGGTATACCCACAC GTATGATCGCACGCCGCCGTGCTCCGCAATCAAAGCCGTCACTCAGTGCAGCCAATTCTTCCACGAGGTCAGcctcgacaagctcgaaTCAGGAACAACGTACTATTACCAGATTCCTGCCGCCAACGGCACCACTCAATCGGAAGTGCTGAGCTTCAAGACCGCTCATCGTGCGGGAGATCGCCGTCCCTTCAGTGTGGCCGTCCTCAATGATATGGGGTACACCAATGCAGGCGGCTCGTTCAAACAGCTTGTCAAGGCCGCCAACGAGGGTACCGCGTTTGCCTGGCACGGCGGTGACCTGAG CTACGCCGATGATTGGTATTCGGGTATCCTGCCTTGTGCAGACGACTGGCCCGTCTGCTACAATGGCACTAGCACGGAGCTTCCAGGGGGAGGGCCTGTCCCCGATGAGTACAGAAAGCCTCTGCCAGCGGGTGAGATCCCCAACCAGGGCGGTCCCCAGGGAGGCGATATGAGTGTCCTCTACGAGTCCAACTGGGATCTGTGGCAGCAGTGGCTGGGAAATGTCACGCGGAAGATCCCCTACATGGTTCTCCCCGGTAACCACGAGGCTGCATGCGCCGAGTTTGATGGCCCCGGCAACGTGTTGACCGCATATCTAAACAACGGCGTCTCCAACGGCACTGCTCCTAAGGCCAACTTGACCTACTACACATGCCCTCCGTCCCAACG GAACTTCACCGCGTACCAGCACCGCTTCCGCATGCCTGGGCCCGAAACCGGTGGCGTCGGCAACTTCTGGTACTCGTTCGACTATGGCCTCGCTCACTTCATCTCCATGGACGGCGAGACCGACTTCGCCAACAGCCCCCAGTGGCCGTTCGCGGCGGATATCAAGGGCAACGAGACACACCCGACAGCCTCAGAGACCCACATCACCGACAGCGGCCCTTTTGGCGCCGTCGACGGCAGCTACAAGGAGACCAAGTCCTACGCGCAATACAAGTGGCTGAAGAAAGATCTCGCCAGCGTCGACCGCAAGAAGACCCCCTGGGTGTTTGTCATGAGCCACCGGCCCATGTACAGCTCCGCGTACTCGAGCTACCAGAAGAACCTCCGTGCTGCGTTCGAGCGATTGTTCCTGCAGTTCGGTGTTGATGCTTATCTCTCTGG TCACATCCACTGGTACGAGCGCCTGTATCCCCTCGGCGCCAACGGCACCATCGATTCGGCGTCGATTGTCAACAATCACACCTACCGCACCAACCCGGGCAAATCCATCACCCACATCATCAACGGAATGGCTGGTAACATTGAGAGCCACAGTGAGTTCGGCAAGGGCCAGGGCCTCCAGAATATCACTGCTTTGCTGGACACCACGCACTTTGGTATCAGTAAGCTTACTGTGCTgagtgagaaggaggttAAGTGGGAGTTTATCCGCGGTGATGGGTCTGTTGGTGACTATTTGACCCTGCGTAAGGAGAAGACACAATCTAAGGAAAAATAG
- the plb2 gene encoding lysophospholipase Plb2 translates to MYKNRVELTTTAPVNRALPNAPDGYTPQGETCPSKRPSIRNATALSSAETSWLKARRNNTKDALKAFLSRVDLGSFNGSDYIANHSANASALPNIGIAVSGGGYRALMNGGGALQAFDNRTTNSTHSGQLGGILQSATYLSGLSGGSWLVGSIYMNNFSDVSSLQDNGSVWQFQDSIFSGPTQSTTWDIGTVEYYSQLLGAVDGKSNAGYEVSITDYWGRSLSYQLINASEGGVGYTWSSIALSKDFQAGTMPMPLVIADGRAPGEILVPANTTVFEFNPWEFGSWDKSLSAFVSLEFLGSNFSKGTLATGEKCVRGFDNAGFIMGTSSSLFNQAFLQMNNTDAPSVVKDAISAILGKIGSENNDIAVYKPNPFYRYASQSKYTSSPSLTLVDGGEDLQNIPLDPLLQPQRHVDVILAVDSSADTTTRWPNGTSLVATYERNVDSSQRNSSLPFPSVPDQNTFVNLGLNNRPTFFGCNSSNATGAPLVVYIPNAPYIYPSNVSTFDLQYNTSERNAIIENGYDVATLGNGTVDSNWPACLACAILSRSFERTNTTVPKTCSTCFKTYCWNGTINATTPGDYYPTLKLH, encoded by the exons ATGTATAAGAATCGTGTTGAATTGACTA CTACTGCCCCTGTCAATCGGGCGTTGCCGAATGCTCCCGACGGATACACCCCTCAAGGCGAGACCTGCCCCTCGAAAAGGCCATCTATCCGCAATGCCACTGCACTATCGAGCGCCGAGACATCGTGGCTGAAAGCGCGAAGAAACAATACCAAGGATGCCCTGAAAGCATTTCTCAGCCGAGTTGACCTCGGTTCTTTCAATGGGTCTGACTATATTGCTAATCATTCAGCTAATGCATCTGCGTTGCCCAATATCGGAATTGCAGTATCTGGCGGTGGCTATCGCGCCTTGATGAATGGCGGAGGTGCACTGCAGGCGTTTGATAATCGGACCACGAACTCAACCCACAGCGGCCAACTGGGCGGGATCCTACAGTCAGCGACTTATCTTTCGGGACTCAGTGGCGGGAGTTGGCTGGTTGGGTCGATATATATGAATAATTTCTCGGATGTATCGTCGCTGCAAGACAATGGTTCTGTGTGGCAGTTTCAGGATTCTATCTTCAGTGGTCCGACTCAGAGCACCACATGGGATATCGGCACGGTGGAGTATTATTCTCAGCTGTTGGGTGCGGTGGACGGGAAATCGAATGCCGGCTACGAGGTCTCTATCACAGATTACTG GGGACGTTCTCTCTCTTACCAGCTCATCAACGCGTCCGAAGGTGGCGTCGGTTATACCTGGTCGTCGATTGCTCTAAGCAAGGATTTCCAAGCCGGGACGATGCCTATGCCCTTGGTCATCGCTGATGGTCGAGCTCCGGGCGAGATCCTAGTACCCGCGAACACTACAGTCTTCGAGTTTAACCCTTGGGAATTCGGAAGCTGGGACAAATCTCTATCCGCCTTTGTTTCCCTAGAATTCCTGGGGTCGAATTTCTCCAAAGGAACACTAGCGACAGGTGAAAAGTGTGTTCGAGGATTCGATAACGCAGGGTTCATCATGGGCACGTCATCATCCCTGTTCAATCAGGCATTTCTGCAGATGAACAATACCGATGCGCCATCCGTCGTGAAGGACGCCATCAGTGCGATTCTGGGGAAAATCGGGTCCGAGAACAATGATATCGCCGTGTACAAGCCGAACCCGTTCTATCGCTATGCGAGCCAGTCCAAATACACATCATCGCCCTCGTTGACCCTGGTggatggaggagaagaccTCCAGAACATCCCGCTCGATCCCCTTCTTCAGCCCCAACGTCACGTTGACGTGATTTTGGCTGTCGACTCGTCAGCGGACACGACTACCAGGTGGCCCAATGGGACATCCCTGGTCGCCACATACGAGCGAAACGTAGACTCATCACAAAGGAACAGTAGTCTCCCCTTTCCGTCTGTGCCTGACCAAAACACATTCGTCAACCTGGGGTTGAACAACCGTCCGACATTCTTTGGCTGCAATAGTTCAAACGCGACTGGCGCCCCGCTTGTCGTTTATATTCCAAACGCCCCGTATATATACCCGTCCAATGTGTCCACATTCGATCTGCAATACAATACTAGTGAGCGCAACGCCATCATTGAGAATGGGTACGATGTGGCAACACTGGGAAATGGGACAGTGGACTCTAACTGGCCGGCTTGTCTGGCTTGCGCGATATTGAGTCGGAGTTTTGAACGCACAAATACGACTGTCCCAAAGACCTGCTCGACGTGTTTCAAGACGTACTGTTGGAATGGTACCATAAATGCAACGACTCCCGGGGATTATTATCCGACGCTGAAGCTGCACTAG
- a CDS encoding MFS transporter, producing MDHPETSTLDSHSPKAFDDDHHGSHPLDSASDCLSDETVDHLEPLELTRINTYRLQQKTTVGSTRGPAPRETWLPMGAGKEYPPLLPDPETYVVEFDGAEDPLHPYNWSMTRRIFLVCILCYGTFAGSFASAVFSAAIASSSKEFHISQEVGSLGVTLYVLGFAAGPTIWAPASELIGRRWPLSLGLLGCGIFTVGCATGKDVQTLMICRFFAGLFAASPISVVPAVFADLFNNAQRGIVMSIFCMAVFIGPFAAPFVGGFITMSALGWRWTMYISAIMVLLGFVLVVLFLDETYAPVILVRKAATLRRQTHNWGIHAKQDEVEVDFHELVRNNFTRPLKMLFTEPILLLISLYISFIYGLIYALLGAYPVVFQRVYGMNMGEGGLAFVGLIIGELLGGVFILFLQGSYIKKLAANGDVPVPEWRLPPAIVGGITFAAGMFWFGWTGYTSSIHWMVPISSGVLTGFGIFCIFLQCFNYIVDCYPTLAASTIAANTILRSAVGCAFPLFSRQMMENLGVQWAGTMLGCIAAVMVPIPIAFMVYGPWLRSKSRSAGAPVYPETKKQYDV from the exons ATGGACCACCCAGAGACTTCCACTCTGGACTCGCATTCGCCCAAAGCTTTCGACGATGACCACCATGGCAGCCACCCGCTCGATAGCGCCAGTGACTGTCTCTCGGACGAAACGGTAGACCATCTCGAACCCCTCGAGCTCACCCGCATCAACACCTACCGACTCCAGCAAAAGACCACCGTGGGCTCCACACGCGGCCCTGCACCACGCGAGACATGGCTGCCCATGGGCGCCGGCAAGGAATACCCTCCCTTACTGCCCGATCCGGAAACATACGTCGTCGAATTCGACGGAGCGGAGGATCCCCTACACCCATACAACTGGTCCATGACCCGAAG AATCTTCCTGGTCTGCATCCTCTGCTACGGCACCTTCGCCGGCTCCTTCGCCAGTGCCGTCTTCTCCGCGGCCatcgcctcctccagcaaagAATTCCATATCAGCCAGGAAGTCGGCTCGCTCGGCGTCACGCTGTACGTGCTCGGCTTCGCCGCTGGGCCAACCATCTGGGCCCCTGCCTCGGAGCTCATCGGACGGCGCTGGCCGCTGTCCCTGGGCCTCCTGGGGTGCGGGATTTTCACCGTGGGCTGCGCAACGGGGAAGGACGTTCAGACTCTCATGATCTGTCGGTTCTTTGCGGGCTTGTTCGCCGCGAGCCCGATCTCCGTCGTGCCTGCTGTCTTTGCGGATCTGTTCAACAATGCGCAGCGCGGGATCGTCATGTCGATCTTCTGCATGGCGGTGTTTATCGGTCCGTTTGCGGCGCCGTTTGTAGGCGGGTTCATCACGATGAGTGCGCTCGGTTGGCGCTGGACGATGTACATCTCTGCGATAATGGTGTTGCTGGGATTTGTGCTTGTTGTGCTGTTCCTGGATGAGACCTATGCGCCTGTTATTCTGGTGCGCAAGGCGGCGACGCTGCGGCGGCAGACGCATAATTGGGGTATCCATGCGAAGCAGGATGAGGTCGAGGTTGATTTCCATGAACTGGTGCGGAATAATTTCACGAGACCGCTGAAGATGCTGTTCACCGAGCCGATTCTGCTGCTGATCTCGCTGTATATCTCGTTTATCTACGGGCTCATCTATGCCCTGCTCGGTGCATACCCTGTCGTCTTCCAGAGGGTGTACGGGATGAACATGGGCGAGGGGGGACTGGCGTTTGTCGGCCTGATCATTGGAGAATTGCTCGGTGGCGTCTTCATCCTGTTTCTCCAAGGCTCATACATCAAGAAACTGGCTGCGAATGGAGACGTTCCCGTGCCGGAGTGGCGTCTTCCCCCGGCGATTGTGGGAGGAATCACCTTTGCTGCGGGCATGTTTTG GTTCGGCTGGACTGGCTATACCTCGTCTATTCACTGGATGGTGCCTATTTCCTCTGGCGTTCTGACTGGCTTTGgcatcttctgcatcttcctgcaGTGCTTCAACTACATCGTTGACTGCTATCCTACTTT GGCTGCTTCCACAATCGCAGCCAACACCATCCTCCGTTCCGCAGTCGGATGCGCATTTCCCCTGTTCTCTCggcagatgatggagaacCTTGGCGTACAATGGGCTGGGACGATGCTGGGCTGCATTGCAGCAGTAATGGTGCCGATTCCAATTGCATTCATGGTGTACGGCCCTTGGCTGAGAAGTAAGAGTCGATCAGCCGGTGCTCCTGTCTATCCGGAGACAAAAAAGCAGTATGATGTTTGA
- a CDS encoding cytochrome P450, with translation MELFRLLLSHPVSSAVALGAVYLLWVVLDRLYLSPIAGFPGPKLAALTHLYEFYWDTICCGQFTFQIGRLHEKYGPIVRISPTELHINDPDYYEVLYSRDSPRNKYEYYQKTLNAPLALLNTIDHHLHRQLRAQLNPFFSSTRIRRQEPAIKALVNKLCRRLDELKNTGQPLNIEHALTCYTTDVITDYSMGDGYHYLDAPDFIPQWHGTLNGTAKTMVFIRPVAWALPLLLALPEAVTAWLNPGMELFFDFQRRCRKMIKRIVAAHNEKGNQGVQNEGFVNIFDDILRSNLPAKNKSETRLAQEMQVLVSAGAETTAKAITYILFYLLNDPETMAKLKAELETVGEDPALVQLEQLPYLTGVMLEGIRLSYGVSARLPRIAPYNALKFRDWTIPPGVPVSMSCLLMHHNETVFPDSHRFKPERWLDPAERKRLEKYMVAFSKGSRQCIGMHLAKAEILLAVSTLLRRMDLELYETTVEDVAIKHDIFIPFPRMDSKGVRVLIKG, from the exons ATGGAACTGTTTCGTCTCCTGCTTTCGCACCCGGTATCTTCGGCCGTCGCTCTCGGGGCAGTCTATCTGCTCTGGGTGGTCCTCGACCGGCTGTATCTGTCTCCCATTGCCGGTTTCCCTGGACCCAAACTCGCTGCGTTGACCCATCTGTATGAGTTCTACTGGGATACCATCTGCTGCGGACAGTTCACCTTTCAGATTGGTCGTCTCCATGAGAAGTACG GCCCCATCGTGCGCATCAGCCCGACAGAACTGCACATCAACGACCCGGACTACTACGAAGTCCTCTACTCGCGCGACAGCCCCCGCAACAAATATGAATACTACCAGAAGACGCTCAACGCCCCGCTGGccctcctcaacaccatCGACCACCACCTGCATCGCCAGCTCCGCGCCCAGCTGAaccccttcttctccagcacgCGCATCCGCCGCCAGGAACCGGCCATCAAGGCCCTCGTCAACAAGCTCTGTCGCCGCCTCGACGAGCTGAAGAACACCGGCCAGCCGCTCAACATCGAGCACGCGCTCACCTGCTACACCACCGATGTCATCACCGACTACAGCATGGGCGATGGGTACCACTACCTTGACGCGCCGGACTTCATCCCGCAGTGGCACGGGACCCTCAACGGCACCGCCAAGACGATGGTGTTTATCCGTCCGGTCGCGTGggcgctgccgctgctaCTCGCCCTGCCGGAGGCAGTCACGGCGTGGCTGAACCCCGGGATGGAGCTGTTTTTCGATTTCCAGCGCCGGTGCCGCAAGATGATCAAGCGGATTGTGGCGGCTCACAACGAGAAGGGCAACCAGGGGGTGCAGAACGAGGGGTTCGTGAATATCTTTGACGATATCCTGCGGAGTAATCTGCCGGCGAAGAACAAGAGCGAGACTCGACTGGCGCAGGAGATGCAGGTGCTTGTTTCGGCTGGGGCGGAGACCACGGCCAAGGCGATTACCTATATTCTGTTCTATCTGCTGAATGACCCGGAGACGATGGCgaagctcaaggctgagCTGGAGACGGTGGGCGAGGACCCGGCACTCGTTCAATTGGAGCAGTTGCCCTACCTG ACCGGTGTGATGTTGGAAGGGATCAG ACTGTCCTACGGCGTCTCGGCCCGTCTCCCGCGAATCGCCCCCTACAACGCCCTCAAGTTCCGAGACTGGACCATTCCCCCCGGA GTCCCCGTGAGCATGAGCTGCCTCCTAATGCACCACAACGAGACCGTCTTCCCCGACTCGCACCGCTTCAAGCCCGAGCGCTGGCTCGACCCCGCCGAGCGCAAACGCCTCGAAAAGTACATGGTCGCTTTCTCCAAGGGTTCTCGCCAGTGTATCGGAATGCA CCTCGCCAAAGCAgagatcctcctcgccgtGTCGACCCTCCTCCGCAGAATGGACCTGGAGCTGTACGAGACCACCGTGGAAGACGTAGCCATCAAGCACGACATTTTCATCCCTTTTCCCCGGATGGATAGCAAAGGTGTGCGGGTGTTGATCAAGGGTTGA
- a CDS encoding DUF924 family protein — MMPVPCRLLIGRAPRYITRGLCITRCTHSTTLSIQYNSIQCPNQRASYRSSQFAPPYRRTVSTMASDQSTTLDQLLVPSLLPRIYTFWFQHIPSNKRLLLPSQEDWMKWFLKSDDFDSACTSQFSTILTAIRDTNTTAEDLLSRANPSTPQDWLALIILLDQLPRNIYRGESSRIVFEFFDPLARTIALKAADAGFPSGTSPFRYRQGQRIWFYMPFIHAEDLDMQELARIKYAEMAEDFTRLLDGDATGLSDDEAQCRQILLENRARLEEQLTTHFRVQREHYEPIARFGRFPHRNVALGRETSDEERRFLEEGKIFG; from the exons ATGATGCCAGTCCCTTGTAGGCTATTGATCGGGAGGGCTCCTCGGTACATAACCCGGGGACTCTGCATCACACGCTGCACGCACTCAACCACCTTATCCATCCAGTACAATAGCATCCAGTGTCCCAACCAGCGTGCATCATATCGGAGTAGCCAATTCGCACCACCGTACCGAAGAACAGTTTCGACAATGGCAAGCGACCAATCTACGACACTGGACCAGCTCCTGGtcccctcccttctcccccgCATTTACACCTTCTGGTTCCAGCACATCCCCTCAAACAAGCGCCTGCTCCTCCCCTCCCAAGAGGACTGGATGAAATGGTTCCTGAAATCCGACGACTTCGACAGCGCATGCAC CTCCCAATTTTCGACCATTCTCACCGCCATCCGCGACACCAACACCACCGCAGAGGACCTCCTCTCTCGGGCTAACCCCTCCACACCCCAAGACTGGCTAgccctcatcatcctcctggaCCAACTCCCCCGCAACATCTACCGCGGCGAATCATCCCGCATCGTCTTTGAATTCTTTGATCCACTCGCGAGAACTATCGCCCTCAAAGCCGCGGACGCGGGGTTCCCAAGTGGGACCAGTCCCTTCCGCTACCGCCAGGGTCAGCGCATATGGTTTTACATGCCGTTCATCCATGCCGAGGATCTCGACATGCAGGAGCTTGCGCGGATCAAGTATgcggagatggcggaggatTTCACCCGGTTGCTGGACGGGGATGCAACGGGGTTATCGGATGACGAGGCGCAGTGCCGGCAGATTCTTCTGGAGAATCGGGCGAGGCTCGAGGAGCAACTGACGACGCATTTCCGGGTACAGAGGGAGCATTATGAGCCCATTGCGCGGTTCGGGCGGTTTCCGCATCGGAATGTGGCGTTGGGGAGGGAGACGAGTGACGAGGAGAGGAGGTTTCTGGAGGAGGGAAAGATATTTGGGTAG
- a CDS encoding CIA30 family protein gives MAPSSHRFLFGGDQRWSLTYWTSSDDRVRGGSSYSTLTILPNNTVQFHGHLDITTLGRAGFASQRTTDDISWDLSDADGLELDVAGSDGKVYTLVVKDRLLPTRADGREQSTISWEYDFQTVERAIVRVRWEDLRASYRGRKVDAEPLDLRNVKRISIMVRSFFGRQEGDFLLDVASIAAFCGDR, from the exons ATGGCACCATCATCCCACAGATTCCTCTTTGGAGGCGACCA ACGATGGTCCCTCACATACTGGACCTCCTCCGACGACCGCGTCCGGGGCGGTTCCTCGTATTCCACCCTCACCATTCTCCCAAACAACACAGTCCAATTCCACGGACATCTGGATATTACCACCCTCGGCCGAGCAGGGTTTGCCTCCCAGCGGACAACAGATGATATATCCTGGGACCTATCCGACGCCGACGGGCTCGAGCTGGACGTCGCCGGTTCGGATGGGAAAGTGTACACTCTAGTTGTTAAAGACAGACTACTACCAACCCGGGCTGATGGTCGTGAGCAGAGTACGATCAGCTGGGAGTATGATTTCCAGACGGTGGAGAGGGCAATTGTGAGAGTGAGATGGGAGGATCTACGGGCGTCGTATCGGGGGAGGAAAGTTGATGCGGAGCCGTTGGATTTGAGGAATGTAAAACGGATTAGTATTATGGTTCGCAG TTTCTTTGGGAGGCAAGAGGGTGACTTTCTGCTGGATGTGGCCTCCATTGCTGCGTTCTGTGGAGACAGATGA